In the Gemmatimonadaceae bacterium genome, one interval contains:
- a CDS encoding helix-turn-helix domain-containing protein: protein MFAAEGDGERGAEGAGWTDADRQLLARFGSNVRRHRKEQGRSIAALANEAGLDASYLGELERGRKNVSLLTAARISLALDILVQALLEER, encoded by the coding sequence ATGTTCGCAGCTGAAGGAGACGGCGAGAGGGGAGCAGAAGGCGCTGGGTGGACCGATGCAGATCGGCAGTTGCTCGCGCGTTTCGGCTCGAACGTCCGGCGGCATCGAAAGGAGCAGGGGCGATCCATCGCAGCGCTGGCAAATGAAGCCGGCCTAGACGCTTCCTATCTGGGAGAATTGGAGCGCGGAAGAAAAAACGTCTCCTTGCTGACCGCTGCTCGGATAAGTCTCGCTCTCGATATTCTGGTTCAGGCGCTCCTAGAGGAGCGCTGA
- a CDS encoding DUF4365 domain-containing protein, translated as MMIPSSKPKTLRDEAFIGQQGVNLVATRVTDMGYAWHPGNASLDAGIDGFVELRDTNTGAALNLILPVQSKATAQPWAEETATSFEFVCRERDLVYWLGGSHPVVLVVSRPQDDEAYWVSVRDYFRDPLRRKQRKIVFDKARQRFDHSAKAALMELGVPRDGGYYSAPLPRLEPIFSNLLRVRRLPRYVYTATAVNSDPRVLGGLLREAGVRDIEWVLRKGRMFSVHDLSQRGWRTVVDLGTVERHDGAEWGALDDVARADDLHDFIHLLGRCLSTRLRPLGVRYEREMRYHFFEATPDLTPRAIAYRSLKHASSRVVFNRYGKARGDVVRDWYRHNAFTGRFMRYDGAWYLEIVPDYHFTHDGWRALRFQASKRAGIKALERNGTVLGQVVMWADLLSPTGSDLFAQPDYPYLEFGRLAEFTLEAGIDENEWLGKEDEHELRAADNAWTNLPLFSTEPSPYADDAPLPKRPHALDDVVQMPSTRDVGIADETRPESAPAASAGPLTWHDRDGIRAPKRRGRSS; from the coding sequence ATGATGATTCCTAGTAGCAAACCGAAAACGCTCCGCGACGAGGCCTTCATTGGTCAGCAGGGCGTTAACTTGGTCGCGACCCGCGTAACGGACATGGGCTACGCGTGGCACCCGGGGAACGCCTCCCTTGATGCAGGCATCGACGGGTTCGTGGAACTCAGGGATACGAACACTGGGGCTGCCCTCAACCTCATTCTGCCGGTACAGAGCAAGGCGACTGCGCAGCCGTGGGCGGAGGAGACCGCGACCTCCTTCGAGTTCGTGTGTCGCGAGCGCGATCTCGTGTATTGGTTGGGTGGAAGTCACCCGGTGGTCTTGGTCGTTTCTCGACCGCAGGACGATGAAGCCTACTGGGTATCGGTGCGGGACTACTTCCGCGATCCACTCCGCCGAAAGCAACGCAAGATTGTGTTCGACAAGGCGCGTCAGCGCTTCGACCACTCAGCAAAAGCGGCGCTAATGGAGCTCGGCGTACCGCGAGACGGCGGCTATTACTCGGCGCCGCTTCCCCGGCTGGAGCCGATCTTCTCCAATCTGCTGCGCGTCCGTCGCTTGCCTCGCTACGTCTACACAGCGACAGCGGTCAACAGCGACCCGCGGGTGCTTGGGGGCCTGCTCCGTGAGGCCGGCGTGCGGGACATCGAGTGGGTGCTTCGAAAGGGACGCATGTTCTCGGTCCACGACCTGTCGCAACGTGGCTGGCGGACTGTGGTCGATCTGGGGACAGTCGAGCGGCACGACGGCGCGGAATGGGGGGCGCTCGACGACGTCGCCCGGGCCGACGACCTGCACGACTTCATTCACCTGCTCGGGCGCTGCCTGAGCACGCGCTTGCGACCGCTTGGCGTGCGCTACGAGCGGGAGATGCGCTACCACTTCTTTGAGGCGACGCCCGACCTCACGCCACGCGCAATTGCGTATCGCAGCCTCAAGCACGCCAGTTCGCGCGTGGTGTTCAATCGCTACGGTAAGGCAAGAGGCGACGTGGTGCGCGACTGGTATCGGCACAATGCTTTCACCGGGCGCTTCATGCGGTACGACGGCGCGTGGTACCTCGAGATCGTACCCGACTATCATTTCACCCACGACGGCTGGCGGGCGCTCCGGTTTCAAGCTTCGAAGCGCGCTGGCATTAAGGCGCTCGAGCGCAACGGCACCGTCCTGGGGCAAGTGGTGATGTGGGCCGATCTGCTCTCCCCGACGGGCAGCGATCTGTTTGCCCAACCTGACTACCCCTACCTGGAGTTTGGGAGGCTCGCGGAGTTCACGCTGGAGGCAGGCATTGACGAGAACGAGTGGTTAGGAAAAGAAGACGAGCACGAACTCCGCGCAGCGGACAACGCCTGGACGAACCTCCCGCTGTTCTCGACCGAGCCGTCGCCCTACGCCGATGACGCCCCGCTGCCGAAACGCCCACACGCGCTCGACGATGTAGTGCAAATGCCCAGCACACGCGACGTGGGGATCGCGGATGAGACCCGTCCGGAGAGCGCACCGGCCGCGTCGGCCGGCCCCCTCACGTGGCACGACCGCGACGGGATCCGGGCACCAAAGCGTCGGGGACGGTCGTCCTGA